A genomic segment from Ciconia boyciana chromosome 5, ASM3463844v1, whole genome shotgun sequence encodes:
- the GRPEL1 gene encoding grpE protein homolog 1, mitochondrial — MAAVAQCVWGALRPRYPLLSFSLRTSPRLLCVATQQKNTGQNLEEDQSQSQNEQKVEPSSAEKMLTEEKAKLEEQLKEVTDKYKRALADAENVRQRSQKLVEEAKLYGIQSFCKDLLEVADILEKATESVPKEEIKDENPHLKSLYEGLVMTEVQIQKVFKKHGLLRLNPVGAKFDPYEHEALFHAPMEGKEPGTIALVSKIGYKLHGRTLRPALVGVVKDA; from the exons ATGGCGGCCGTGGCCCAGTGCGTGTGGGGCGCGCTGCGCCCGCGGTACCCGCTGCTGAGCTTCTCCCTGAG AACTTCTCCACGACTGCTTTGTGTAgcaacacaacagaaaaatactggcCAGAACTTGGAAGAGGACCAGAGTCAGAGCCAAAATGAGCAGAAGGTTGaacccagctctgctgaaaaaatGTTAACTGAAGAAAAGGCCAAACTGGAAGAACAACTAAAAGAAGTTACT GACAAGTACAAGCGTGCCTTGGCAGATGCAGAAAACGTGAGGCAAAGAAGCCAGAAACTGGTAGAAGAGGCAAAGTTATACG ggATTCAGAGCTTCTGTAAGGACTTACTAGAAGTTGCAGACATTTTggagaaagcaacagaaagtgttccaaaagaagaaattaaggaTGAAAATCCGCACTTGAAGAGCTTATACGAAGGTCTTGTTATGACAGAAGTACAGATtcaaaaagtgtttaaaaaacatggCCTGCTCAGACTGAATCCTGTCGGAGCCAAGTTCGATCCCTATGAACACGAAGCATTGTTCCATGCTCCCATGGAAGGGAAGGAGCCCGGCACTATTGCATTAGTATCCAAGATCGGCTATAAGCTGCATGGGCGTACACTGCGGCCTGCCTTGGTGGGTGTTGTGAAAGATGCTTAG